One uncultured Desulfuromusa sp. genomic window, AAACTCTCAACCTTCGCCCGCCGTTGTTGCAGTAAATCGTTTACTTCTTCCATGTTTTATATCCTTAAACGCTTAAATTTGGATTCGCACGATAACCTCAGAACCTAAGGCTCGTCAAGGCAGAAAGCCTCTATAAATGTAACAGTCAGTTAAATATGGCGGCAGGAAGAAAAAACCATAAATCCAGCGTCATGAATCTATGTAGAAAAATTAAAGCGGGAGCCCTTCAAATACAGTCAGAGACCTCCGGAATTCACTTGGAATACGGCATGGTTTACGCGTTTCATAGTTAAAACAAACCAGCGGAGTTTCACCTTCTGCAGTTAACTCCCCGGCCCGTTCAATATGATACTCCATCAACCAACTGGAGCGTTTTAAATGTGTTGATCTGACTCCTATATTTAACTGATCACCGAGAAACATCTCCTGGCGATAAAAAACATGCGCTTCCGGCATGATAATTCCACAGCCCCCAAGATCAATCTCAGAATATGGACCCAGATTCTCCAGGTAAGCAATCCGGGCATCCTGAAAGAAATTCAGTACCGCTGAATTGGCAACATGTCCACCATAATTAATATCTGCAACCCCGACACGATAAGAAAATTGAAAAGAAAAATTTGTCATCTTGCTGTCCTTGATCAACTCTGGCATCCGGCACAATAAAATGTTGAACGCTGACCTATTTTCTGACTGAGGATCGTCTGGCCGCAAGCAAAACAACAGCCCCCACCGCGCCCATAAACCTGCAGCTGCTGTGCAAAATATCCAGGTTTTCCATCAGCTTGATTAAAATCTTGAATTGTTGTTCCTCCAGCAATAATTGCCTCTTGCAAAATATTCTTGATGGCAAAAGCCAGAGTCCGATAACGTTCCAGACCTATCCTCCCTGCAGCGCGATCAGGACGAATTCCAGCAGAGAACAGAGATTCATTGGCATAGATATTCCCGACGCCGACAACCGTCTTTTGATCCATGATAAATTGCTTCACTGGCTGTTTTTTCCCTCTGGAGGCTGAATAAAGATACTCACCGTTGAATTCATCCGTCAAAGGTTCCGGACCAAGATTGAGAAGCAATTTATAGGTACAGGGGTCCTCATCGGTGTAAAGAAAAGCCCCGAACTTGCGAGGATCGGTCAACCGCAGACATGTCCCGTCAGTAAAAATCAGGTCAACATGATCATGCTTCTTCTCTGTTGTTTCAGCTGGAACAATCCTTAAACTTCCTGACATCCCCAGATGGAGGATTATTGTCCCATCATCACAGTGCAGCAACAGGTATTTTGCTCGCCGTTCAACACTGATGATTTTTTGTCCCGGGAGAAGATGACAGAGAGTCTCATCAAGAGGCCAGCGCAATCGTTCAGTCCGAAAAACACATTCAAGAATAGTTCGATTGGTAATATGTGGAGCGATGCCACGCAGTGTCGTTTCAACTTCAGGTAATTCAGGCATCGCTAAAACCGTATCTTCGGAGTCGCCGTATCAAAATGAGAGAAATCAATCAGATCAGGTGAGCCCGTGTAGTCATCCACCCCCAGTTTTTGAGCTGAATGATAACGCCACCCACTCCCTGTTTCGATAAGTAAAGCCAATTCGTAAAAAAACTGTGTCCTTTCACCAACGGTTATGTTCATAACCAGAAGGCTTTCCTGTTGCTTTTCATCAATAATTCGATGTCGCAAACAACGCCAGTCAGTGACAACAATGGACGCCAAATGCTGTCGAGCAAAATCGATATAGTCTTTACGATCATGGAATTGCCGAATAAAAGGGGCATCGCAATGATAACTGTCATAAACAAATCCGTAATCACCGGACATTAAGGCCGAAAAACGTTTATTTAAAAACTGGAGAGGCGTCATTCTTTAAGCCTGGGATCCAGAGCATCGCGAACCCCTTCACCAAACAGGTTATATCCCAGAACGGTTATCAGGATGGCCAGACCAGGAAAAACCGACAACCACCAGGCACTGCCAAGGGTCTGCTTACCGACAATCAACATATTCCCCCAGGAAGGGGTCGGGGGCTGCACACCAATGCCAAGGAACGAAAGAGCACTTTCAGTTAAAATAGCACCCGCAACCCCAAGAGTTGCAGAAACAAGAATCGGCGACATTGCATTCGGCAGAATATGACGAAAAATCAAACGGAAATCTGTCGCACCAAGAGCCTGTGCCGCAAGGACAAAATCACGTTGGCGCAAGCTTAAAAATTCGGCCCGGATTAAGCGCGCCACCCCCATCCAGCTGGTCAGTCCTATCACGATCATGATGTTCCAGATGGATGGATCAAGAAATGCGATTACGGCCAGGATCAGGAAAAAGGTAGGAAAGCACAGCATGATATCAACAAACCGCATGACCAGAGTATCAACCCAACCACCGTAGTATCCGGCAAGAGATCCTAAAAAAATACCAATCAAAGTTGAGATCCCAACCGCAACAAATCCAACCAGTAAAGAAATTCGCGCCCCATAAAGCATTCGTACAAACACTTCACGCCCTAAATCATCGGTTCCAAAAGGATGATTGATGCTTGGAGGTAAATAGCTCTGGGCAATATTTATTGCAGCAGGATCAACCGTTGTGAACGAGGCTAAAGCAGCCATCAGAAACATGATCAGAATGATTCCGGCACCAACCAGAGCCATACGATTATGGAGCAACCGTTGCCAAACAACATCAAAAAGAAAAGAACTCCTGGGCCTTAACATCATCAGTTAAATTTCACCCGCTCAACATCAAGAGCACTCAGAATACCTTTTTGCTTGAGAATCTCAAGTAAGACATCAAGTCGCGAATCGTGGGATGTGATATCATCAAAACTGACCATTCCAGACTCCATAATCGCCTTATCTGCATGGAAATCCGTTTTTTCTTCAACTTCTTCGGGGGCATTATTTTTGATTGCCTGACTGATTTCCGCCTCTGCCGCCAAAACAGGGATCACTTTACAACCCGTTGCAAATTGCAAATCATCAATCAGCTTCACATTCGTGGGATCGGTCATCGCAACCCGCAATAATTTTTCATGGCCGGATTTACGCAGTTCAATGGGAATAACCATCAATTCAGCCATCCGTTCCAAGGACAACAAAGACATGAGCTCTTTGGGGATCTCAAGCTCCAGCAAAGAAACCCGTGAGTATTTAACTTGGGTTTCAAGAAATTCCATGATGGTTTCTTCCGGCAGATAACCGAGCTTCACCAGCGCACTGCCAATCCGTCCACCGAGGTTTCGTTGCATAGAAAGAGCAGAGTCCAGTTGAAATTGATCTATCAGACCAGCCTCCAGGAGCATTTCCCCTAATCGATTCGCATTAATTTGCATAACCGTCCTTATTTTTCTTGAATTCCGACATTAAAGTCTAATGCCCACTTTGCTGTCCATGACGGATACGCGGATCAGCCAGAGCATAACTGATATCAGCCAGCAAGTTCCCCAACAATGTCAGCACCGCCCCCATGACAAGAACCCCCATGATCAAAGGATAATCCCGCATCATCACGCCATCGTAAAAAAGTTTTCCCATCCCGGGAATCGCAAAAATTGTTTCAAAAATAACACTTCCACCGATCAAGCCGGGAACCGAAAGACCCAGGATTGTAATCACCGGAAGTAATGCGTTTCGCAACGCATGCTTATAGATCACCGTCCGCTCAGACAAACCTTTTGCCCTCGCCGTGAGAATATAGTCCTGACGGACGACCTCAAGCATGTTGGAGCGCATATAGCGTGAGAACCCGGCTAATCCACCGATTGCAGAAATAAAAACAGGCAAAACAAGATGACTCACTCTGTCCACCAGCTGCTCTCCCCAACTCAGATATTCATACCCCAGAGATTTCAAGCCAGAGACCGGCAGTAAACCCAGCCGGACCCCAAACCAGTCCATAAGCAATAGTGCCAGCCAAAATGAGGGCATTGCAAAACCGGTGAACACGAGAACTGTCGTGATGCGATCAAAGCCTGAATTTCGCTGTATGGCTGAAAGAATACCCAGAGGAACTGAAACTGCCAGGATAAGAATAATCGAAAGCAGGTTCAGTAAAATTGTCACCGGCAACCGTTCCAGAACTTTATCCAGAACCGGACGACGGTCAGTCGCAAAAGACTCTCCAAAGTCGAGTTGCACCAGACGCGACAACCACGTCCAATACTGGACATAAAGTGGCTGGTCAAGACCATACTGAGACCGCAAGCGTTGTTGTAATTCAGAACTAACCTCTGGATTGAGTTGTGTCTGCATATCTGTGGGTTCACCTGGTGCCAGGTGAATCACAACAAAAGAGATCAACGTAATCCCAAGCAATAATGGGACAAGCAGTAACAAACGTTTGGCGATATAACTCAGCATATCATACTCTCAAAAACAACCTTATCGAAACTACCTGGAATATTTTTGTTCAGCCTTTGGAACAAACCATTTATCAAAATTATAGCGGATGCCGGCCGGCGCCGGTGCCACTCCTCGAAAACGCTTGGACACCGCAGGCAAGGCCTCGCCAACGTACAAAAAAGTATAGGGCTGCTCTTCTGCCAGGATCTCCTGGAAACGATCATAATAAACTTTGCGTTTTTGTAAATCAAAAATCCGGCGGCCTTCCTCAAGAAGACGATCAACTTCATCATTTTTAAAACTAATGAAATTCAATCCCCCGGGAACAGCCTTGCTGGAATGCCAAACATTATACTGATCAGGTTCCGGACCTCCGGTCCATGCTAGGATTGTAGCATCAAAATTATTTGGGTTGATAAATTCCTTGAGAAAGGTCGCCCATTCGATGATCCGCAACTTCACGTCAACACCAACCTCCTTGAAACGCTGCTGAATTATTTCGCCCGTTTTTGCACGCAGATCATTCCCTTGGTTGGTCACAATGGTAAAAGAAAATTCCTTGCCGTCTTTATCCAAGATCCCATTACCATTCGAATCTTTCCAGCCGGCTTCCGCTAAAAGCTGCCGGGCTTTGGCAGGATTATATGAATATTTGGGAACAGTAGAGTTGTAGACCCAGGTGTCCGGCTTATATGGCCCTGTAGCAATAGCTCCATACCCCAGCAACACACCATCAATAATTTCCTGCTTGTCAATTGCGTAGGAAAGAGCCTGCCTGACGCGCTTATCCTGAAAGAGCGGACGCTTCAGATTGTAGCCCAGGTAAGTATAACCAAAATTCAGGTAGCGATACTTGTTGTACAATCGCCTGAACGCAAGAGTATCTGTCTGCCGATCATACTGCAATGGTGAAAGCCCCATAAAATCAAGGCTACCCGTTTGTAGTTCCAGAAACTGGGTGGAGATATCCGGGATAATCCGATAAACAACACGCTTAAGATAAGGCTGGCCTTCAAAATAGTCAGGATTGGCTTCGAGAACAATTTTTTCTCCCCCCACCCAATCAGAAAATTTATAGGGGCCGGTTCCCACCGGTTTGCGGGCCAAAGGACTTTTTGTCACATCTTTTCCGTCCAGAAGATGTCGCGGATGCACCGGCATGGACCAACTCATTAATGCCGGAGCGTAGGGTTTATCGTAATGAACCACAAAAGTATAGGGGTCAGGGGTTTCAACATCTTTCACCTGCTTGAAAGATTCCGCGTAAGCAGTCGGAGTTTTCGGATCAATATATAGCTGGTAATTGAACTTCACATCAGCTGCCGTAAAAGGTGCACCATCGTGCCAGACCACACCCTTGCGCAAATGAAAGGTAATCGTCAGATTATCATCTGAAACCTCCCACGATTCTGCAAGCTCACCCTCGATCTGAAGATTTTTATCGTACCTGATTAAGCCGTTATAAATCAGACCATTGATTGAACTGGAAGCAGAATCAGAAGCTAATACCGGCAGCAAAGTGCTGGCATCTCCGATGGAGGCTTCGATAAAAGTATCTCCAAAGTCTGGAGTTAGCGCTTCAGCCACTCCGGGAGGGTCAGCATCATCGACGTTGCTGCAGGAACTCAGCAGGATCAACGCAACAAGGAATAAACAATTATAGACAATAGCTTTCATCATCAACCCTTGACCGGATCATTCACGGCAAACGCTCAATAATTGCGTTATCAGGCCGGTGCAATTGAAATTGAGCGAGATCGATTCTTTCATTGACCTGCAGTTCGGAAAAAGTCACTTTTATCCGTGTTTTCTCCAATGGCATAGCAATTTTAATCAGTTGAGGAAAGGAGCTCTCTTTGGAAAACTTTTCATATTCAACTGAAAGATATTCATCTCCCATGCGATAGTAATCGCATCCAATCAATTGCAATCGACCATTAAACAACAATTCCTGCCTGTCATCATCATTTGCCAGCACCAGGCTTATCCCCCCTGCAACCAACTCAACTGAGCTATCCTGATAATCTATCAGAGGTGGATCGTACAACAATAATGACAGCAGATCTGTGGTCATCAAAGGAACCCGGACAAAACGGAATATATTTTCATAGCTGGCGGGACCATAGAAAAATTTTCCAGGAACCGTGGTGTTGAGAAACACTGACAATAGATCACCGTCAGATGCCATTTGCAGAACCAATTGACCAAACCCCGTTAACACATCGGCACGCAATCGATCAGGCCTTTGCAGTAACAGAAACTGCTCACTGGAAAAAAATTTATCTCCTGTCGTTAAAGCCACGCTTGCGGCACCATCAAGGGATGAAAAAGATCCCGAGGCAACGGAGATCTGACCGATCAACTGCTCTGCCGTCGGTACCTCATCCCAGACCGGCTTTTGCGGTTGCATACAACCTGCCAGAACAATCAGGAAAAGAAAGTTCAGCCACCGCATTAAAAGTCTCCCGATGTGAGTTGTTTCAGTTTTTCTTCAACCTGCGTGGCCTCAGGATTCAGTTCCAGAGCACGACGATACGCTGATTCCGCTTGCTGCAATAATTTCATAGCAAAGTATAAATCTCCCAGATGCTCTTGGATAACAGCATCCTCAGGGTATAATTGAACCGCTTTTTCAAGATGCTTCCGACTTTCAGAATAGCGTCCCATTTTAAAATATACCCACCCCAGAGTATCAACGATATAACCACTTGGGTTTGTCTCTAGTGCTTTTTTAGCACGGGACAACGCCAGGTCCAGGTCAGTCTCATTTTCTGCCTGATCATAGGCTAAAAAGTTCAAGGCATCCGCATGAGCGTCATCAAGCAGCAGGATTTTTTCCATCGTCTCCACTGCCATTTGCCGTTGTACCTGTTTTTCGT contains:
- the mutM gene encoding bifunctional DNA-formamidopyrimidine glycosylase/DNA-(apurinic or apyrimidinic site) lyase, which encodes MPELPEVETTLRGIAPHITNRTILECVFRTERLRWPLDETLCHLLPGQKIISVERRAKYLLLHCDDGTIILHLGMSGSLRIVPAETTEKKHDHVDLIFTDGTCLRLTDPRKFGAFLYTDEDPCTYKLLLNLGPEPLTDEFNGEYLYSASRGKKQPVKQFIMDQKTVVGVGNIYANESLFSAGIRPDRAAGRIGLERYRTLAFAIKNILQEAIIAGGTTIQDFNQADGKPGYFAQQLQVYGRGGGCCFACGQTILSQKIGQRSTFYCAGCQS
- a CDS encoding thioesterase family protein, which encodes MTNFSFQFSYRVGVADINYGGHVANSAVLNFFQDARIAYLENLGPYSEIDLGGCGIIMPEAHVFYRQEMFLGDQLNIGVRSTHLKRSSWLMEYHIERAGELTAEGETPLVCFNYETRKPCRIPSEFRRSLTVFEGLPL
- a CDS encoding ABC transporter permease; its protein translation is MMLRPRSSFLFDVVWQRLLHNRMALVGAGIILIMFLMAALASFTTVDPAAINIAQSYLPPSINHPFGTDDLGREVFVRMLYGARISLLVGFVAVGISTLIGIFLGSLAGYYGGWVDTLVMRFVDIMLCFPTFFLILAVIAFLDPSIWNIMIVIGLTSWMGVARLIRAEFLSLRQRDFVLAAQALGATDFRLIFRHILPNAMSPILVSATLGVAGAILTESALSFLGIGVQPPTPSWGNMLIVGKQTLGSAWWLSVFPGLAILITVLGYNLFGEGVRDALDPRLKE
- a CDS encoding peptide-binding protein, with the translated sequence MMKAIVYNCLFLVALILLSSCSNVDDADPPGVAEALTPDFGDTFIEASIGDASTLLPVLASDSASSSINGLIYNGLIRYDKNLQIEGELAESWEVSDDNLTITFHLRKGVVWHDGAPFTAADVKFNYQLYIDPKTPTAYAESFKQVKDVETPDPYTFVVHYDKPYAPALMSWSMPVHPRHLLDGKDVTKSPLARKPVGTGPYKFSDWVGGEKIVLEANPDYFEGQPYLKRVVYRIIPDISTQFLELQTGSLDFMGLSPLQYDRQTDTLAFRRLYNKYRYLNFGYTYLGYNLKRPLFQDKRVRQALSYAIDKQEIIDGVLLGYGAIATGPYKPDTWVYNSTVPKYSYNPAKARQLLAEAGWKDSNGNGILDKDGKEFSFTIVTNQGNDLRAKTGEIIQQRFKEVGVDVKLRIIEWATFLKEFINPNNFDATILAWTGGPEPDQYNVWHSSKAVPGGLNFISFKNDEVDRLLEEGRRIFDLQKRKVYYDRFQEILAEEQPYTFLYVGEALPAVSKRFRGVAPAPAGIRYNFDKWFVPKAEQKYSR
- a CDS encoding ABC transporter permease, whose protein sequence is MLSYIAKRLLLLVPLLLGITLISFVVIHLAPGEPTDMQTQLNPEVSSELQQRLRSQYGLDQPLYVQYWTWLSRLVQLDFGESFATDRRPVLDKVLERLPVTILLNLLSIILILAVSVPLGILSAIQRNSGFDRITTVLVFTGFAMPSFWLALLLMDWFGVRLGLLPVSGLKSLGYEYLSWGEQLVDRVSHLVLPVFISAIGGLAGFSRYMRSNMLEVVRQDYILTARAKGLSERTVIYKHALRNALLPVITILGLSVPGLIGGSVIFETIFAIPGMGKLFYDGVMMRDYPLIMGVLVMGAVLTLLGNLLADISYALADPRIRHGQQSGH